Proteins from a single region of Streptomyces vinaceus:
- a CDS encoding SpoIIE family protein phosphatase, with amino-acid sequence MVAEPGEETYALLDAHGVVIGWGPGAERLLGYTPREVHGLRGADLLLSRSEPGHAVLRHRSGREVEVALHARPMMSTAGERQWLIQATDTDATRRRELSEALIRGLFTESPFLIDVFDTQLRFIAQNDALRRGAGFANEEFVGRTMSEVAPPDLLDMAALEARQRHVLETGEALVQTEVRGLLRGDPDRQHVWSETILPLRSSSGELIALAHTVADVTERARARERLALVNDASTRIGTTLDVLRTAQELVEVAVPEFADHAYVDLPAPVLGGEEPLVGTVGEAVTLLRAATSSAPGIPVKAAVATGDPDPFTTGPGSLFTRAMAGGEPLLLTGEQLIAELAPVDPAQAERVRTYGVHSWLLVPMSARGAVLGAAVFVRQARAHGFEPDDVLLAEEISARAAVCIDNASRYTRERTAALALRRSLLPQRLPVLGALEAVTRYLPAHGQAELGGAWYDVIPLSGARVALVVGDAQGRGLTAAVTMGRLRTAVRTLADLDLSPDELLSYMDDQIHRFVDEHGDEEAGGRRRGGAAGTTCAYAVFDPITRQLAVACAGHPPPVLAPVGGTPAIVALPAGPPLGLGGSPFEGAELTLDDGDVLVLYSHGLVAAPDREVDLGLDRLPEALSGIALTPPNGLDQACDAVIGRLLPVLPQNDVAVLMVRLHELPAEHHVTWDLPAEPEVVARARTLATRQLAVWGLQELEFTTELVVSELVTNAIRYGSEPIQLRMIRDRELICEVSDGSSTTPHVRRAEETDEGGRGLFMVAQLAQLWGTRYHARGKTIWTEQPFPEGFLEEAGASSRKG; translated from the coding sequence GTGGTTGCGGAACCGGGTGAGGAGACGTACGCCCTGCTCGACGCCCACGGAGTGGTCATCGGGTGGGGGCCGGGGGCGGAGCGGCTGCTGGGCTACACCCCGCGCGAGGTGCACGGGCTGCGCGGGGCCGATCTGCTGCTCTCGCGCTCCGAGCCGGGGCACGCGGTGCTGAGGCACCGCAGCGGGCGCGAGGTCGAGGTGGCGCTCCACGCGCGGCCCATGATGTCCACGGCCGGAGAACGGCAGTGGCTGATCCAGGCGACCGACACCGACGCCACGCGGCGGCGCGAGCTCAGCGAGGCCCTGATCAGGGGGTTGTTCACCGAGTCCCCTTTCCTCATCGACGTCTTCGACACCCAGCTGCGCTTCATCGCGCAGAACGACGCCCTGCGGCGCGGCGCGGGCTTCGCCAACGAGGAGTTCGTCGGGCGCACGATGTCCGAGGTGGCGCCGCCCGATCTGCTGGACATGGCGGCCCTCGAAGCACGCCAGCGCCATGTCCTGGAGACGGGCGAGGCCTTGGTGCAGACCGAGGTACGGGGCCTGCTGCGCGGCGATCCCGACCGGCAGCACGTCTGGTCCGAGACCATCCTCCCGCTGCGCAGCAGCTCCGGCGAGCTGATCGCGCTCGCGCACACCGTGGCCGACGTCACCGAACGGGCCCGGGCGCGCGAGCGGTTGGCGCTGGTCAACGACGCGAGTACGCGCATCGGCACCACGCTGGACGTGCTGCGCACGGCGCAGGAGCTGGTCGAGGTGGCGGTGCCGGAGTTCGCCGACCACGCCTACGTCGACCTGCCCGCCCCGGTCCTCGGCGGCGAGGAGCCGCTCGTCGGCACGGTGGGCGAGGCCGTGACCCTGCTGCGTGCGGCGACCTCCTCCGCGCCGGGGATCCCGGTCAAGGCGGCGGTCGCGACGGGCGATCCCGACCCCTTCACCACCGGGCCGGGTTCCCTGTTCACCCGGGCCATGGCCGGGGGCGAACCTCTGCTGCTGACCGGCGAGCAGCTGATCGCGGAGCTCGCCCCGGTCGACCCGGCGCAGGCCGAGCGGGTCCGTACGTACGGGGTGCACTCCTGGCTGCTCGTACCGATGTCCGCCCGCGGGGCGGTGCTCGGCGCCGCCGTGTTCGTACGCCAGGCCCGCGCCCACGGGTTCGAGCCGGACGACGTCCTGCTGGCCGAGGAGATCTCGGCGCGGGCCGCAGTGTGCATCGACAACGCGAGCCGGTACACGCGCGAGCGGACGGCCGCGCTGGCCCTGCGGCGCAGTCTGCTGCCCCAGCGGCTGCCGGTCCTCGGCGCGCTGGAGGCGGTGACCCGCTACCTGCCCGCGCACGGTCAGGCGGAGCTGGGCGGGGCCTGGTACGACGTGATCCCGCTGTCGGGGGCGCGGGTGGCGCTGGTGGTGGGCGACGCGCAGGGGCGCGGTCTGACCGCCGCCGTGACCATGGGCCGGCTGCGGACGGCGGTGCGGACCCTCGCGGACCTCGACCTGTCCCCCGACGAACTGCTCTCGTACATGGACGACCAGATCCACCGCTTCGTGGACGAGCACGGCGACGAGGAGGCCGGCGGGCGGCGGCGGGGCGGCGCCGCCGGGACGACCTGCGCGTACGCCGTCTTCGACCCGATCACGCGGCAGTTGGCCGTGGCGTGCGCGGGCCATCCGCCGCCCGTGCTCGCCCCGGTCGGCGGGACTCCCGCCATCGTGGCCCTGCCGGCGGGTCCGCCGCTCGGCCTCGGCGGATCGCCGTTCGAGGGGGCGGAGTTGACGCTGGACGACGGGGACGTCCTGGTGCTGTACAGCCACGGCCTGGTCGCGGCCCCCGACCGGGAGGTGGACCTCGGCCTCGACCGGCTCCCGGAGGCGCTCTCGGGCATCGCGCTCACCCCGCCGAACGGGCTCGACCAGGCCTGCGACGCGGTGATCGGCCGGCTGCTCCCGGTGCTGCCGCAGAACGACGTGGCGGTGCTGATGGTGCGCCTGCACGAGCTCCCGGCCGAGCACCACGTCACATGGGACCTGCCGGCGGAGCCGGAGGTCGTGGCCCGCGCCCGTACGCTCGCGACGCGGCAGCTGGCCGTATGGGGCCTGCAGGAGCTGGAGTTCACCACGGAACTGGTGGTCAGCGAGCTGGTCACCAACGCGATCCGGTACGGCAGCGAGCCGATCCAGCTGCGGATGATCCGCGACCGCGAGCTGATCTGCGAGGTCTCGGACGGCAGCAGCACCACCCCGCACGTGCGGCGCGCGGAGGAGACGGACGAGGGAGGGCGCGGGTTGTTCATGGTGGCGCAGCTGGCCCAGCTGTGGGGGACCCGCTACCACGCCCGCGGCAAGACCATCTGGACCGAACAGCCCTTCCCCGAGGGGTTCCTGGAGGAGGCCGGGGCCTCCTCCAGGAAGGGCTGA
- the gndA gene encoding NADP-dependent phosphogluconate dehydrogenase codes for MSSTAQIGVTGLAVMGSNLARNFARNGYTVAVHNRTAAKTTALVEEFGHEGDFVATGSAKEFVDALERPRRLIIMVKAGEPTDAVIHEFAPLLEPGDVIIDGGNAHFEDTRRREKELREQGIHFVGAGISGGEEGALLGPSIMPGGSAESYESLGPMLEKIAAKAKDGTPCVSHVGPDGAGHFVKMVHNGIEYADMQLIAEAYHLLRDVAGYSPARIAETFREWNRGRLDSYLIEITAEVLAHTDAETGLPFVDVVADAAEQKGTGRWTVQIALDLGVPVSGIAEAVFARAVSGHADLREAARGLAGPAAAPLPAEAADAFAAQVEQALYASKIVSYTQGFHQIQAGSEEYGWGVDLGAVSSLWRGGCIIRAAFLDRIRTAYDAQPDLPSLLADPGFAQEIGEAQEDWRAVVVAAVSHGIPVPAFSASLAYYDALRAERLPAALTQGQRDFFGAHTYRRTDREGTFHTLWSGDRSEVRTA; via the coding sequence ATGAGCAGCACCGCCCAGATCGGCGTCACCGGGCTCGCGGTGATGGGGAGCAACCTCGCCCGGAACTTCGCCCGCAACGGCTACACGGTCGCGGTCCACAACCGCACGGCCGCGAAGACCACCGCCCTGGTGGAGGAGTTCGGGCACGAGGGTGACTTCGTCGCCACCGGGTCGGCGAAGGAGTTCGTGGACGCGCTGGAGCGGCCGCGCCGTCTGATCATCATGGTGAAGGCCGGTGAGCCGACCGATGCCGTGATCCACGAGTTCGCCCCGCTGCTGGAGCCGGGCGACGTCATCATCGACGGCGGCAACGCCCATTTCGAGGACACCCGGCGGCGCGAGAAGGAGCTGCGCGAGCAGGGCATCCACTTCGTGGGCGCGGGCATCTCGGGCGGCGAGGAGGGGGCGCTGCTCGGCCCGAGCATCATGCCGGGCGGCTCCGCCGAGTCGTACGAATCCCTCGGCCCGATGCTGGAGAAGATCGCGGCGAAGGCCAAGGACGGGACCCCGTGCGTCTCGCACGTCGGCCCCGACGGCGCCGGACACTTCGTCAAGATGGTGCACAACGGCATCGAGTACGCCGACATGCAGCTGATCGCCGAGGCCTATCACCTGCTGCGCGACGTCGCCGGCTACTCCCCCGCGCGGATCGCGGAGACCTTCCGCGAGTGGAACCGGGGCCGGCTGGACTCGTACCTGATCGAGATCACGGCGGAGGTCCTCGCCCACACGGACGCCGAGACCGGGCTCCCGTTCGTCGACGTGGTGGCCGACGCGGCCGAGCAGAAGGGCACCGGCCGCTGGACGGTGCAGATCGCGCTGGACCTGGGCGTTCCGGTGTCGGGGATCGCCGAGGCGGTCTTCGCCCGTGCGGTCTCGGGCCACGCGGACCTGCGCGAGGCCGCCCGGGGGCTCGCGGGCCCGGCGGCCGCGCCGCTGCCGGCGGAGGCGGCCGACGCCTTCGCCGCGCAGGTGGAGCAGGCCCTGTACGCCTCGAAGATCGTCTCGTACACGCAGGGCTTCCACCAGATCCAGGCGGGCAGCGAGGAGTACGGCTGGGGCGTGGACCTGGGCGCGGTGTCCTCGCTGTGGCGCGGCGGCTGCATCATCCGGGCGGCGTTCCTGGACCGGATCCGTACGGCGTACGACGCGCAGCCGGATCTGCCGAGCCTGCTGGCGGACCCCGGCTTCGCGCAGGAGATCGGCGAGGCCCAGGAGGACTGGCGGGCCGTCGTGGTGGCGGCGGTGTCGCACGGCATCCCGGTGCCGGCCTTCTCCGCCTCGCTCGCGTACTACGACGCGCTGCGCGCGGAGCGGCTCCCGGCGGCCCTCACCCAGGGCCAGCGGGACTTCTTCGGGGCCCACACCTACCGGCGCACCGACCGCGAGGGCACGTTCCACACCCTCTGGAGCGGCGACCGCTCGGAGGTCCGTACGGCCTAG
- a CDS encoding aspartate/glutamate racemase family protein translates to MVTRLTLLHTSPVHVPVFDALRDRDHPGTVLRHLVAPELLDRARTDGPDSVAAALRALLTGSAGPVLVTCSTIGAVAESLAPELGVPVLRVDRPMAARAVRTGARITVLATVESTLAPTVALLAEEAERAGRPVSVTTHLVAHAWSRFEAGDTAGYLALVARAADGVTEADALVLAQASMADATLLTRTSTPILASPAPGLAAAAHAARQGAVNPHEDVDHAARIAPD, encoded by the coding sequence GTGGTGACGCGCCTGACGCTGCTGCACACCTCGCCGGTCCACGTGCCGGTCTTCGACGCCCTGCGGGACCGGGACCACCCCGGGACCGTACTGCGCCACCTGGTGGCGCCGGAGCTGCTGGACCGGGCCCGTACGGACGGCCCGGACTCGGTGGCTGCGGCCCTCCGGGCCCTGCTGACCGGCTCCGCCGGCCCCGTCCTCGTCACCTGCTCGACCATCGGCGCCGTCGCGGAGTCCCTGGCGCCGGAGCTCGGTGTCCCGGTCCTGCGCGTCGACCGTCCGATGGCCGCGCGGGCCGTCCGTACGGGCGCGCGCATCACGGTGCTGGCCACCGTGGAGTCGACGCTGGCCCCGACGGTCGCCCTGCTGGCGGAGGAGGCCGAGCGGGCCGGCCGCCCGGTGTCGGTCACCACGCACCTGGTCGCGCACGCCTGGTCCCGCTTCGAGGCCGGCGACACCGCGGGCTACCTCGCCCTCGTGGCCCGGGCGGCGGACGGCGTCACCGAGGCGGACGCCCTGGTCCTGGCCCAGGCCTCGATGGCCGACGCCACGCTCCTGACCAGGACGTCCACCCCGATCCTGGCCAGCCCGGCCCCCGGCCTGGCCGCCGCCGCGCACGCGGCCCGTCAAGGGGCCGTTAATCCACACGAAGATGTCGATCACGCGGCTAGGATCGCGCCGGACTGA
- a CDS encoding SDR family NAD(P)-dependent oxidoreductase produces the protein MTVTEDNHVSADDHAYGPGIDPERLALCLSVLEELDKIDVDHPDAITVRRATAGLYRTVKQRRRQERRAAKTANDKAVTEATATGSAERIDDETEGILPSSVTEAGRIAGILQRPRSCYICKTRYVEVDYFYHQLCQPCAGHNRAKREARADLSGKRALLTGGRAKIGMYIALRLLRDGAHTTITTRFPKDAIRRFKAMEDSAQWMHRLEVVGIDLRDPGQAVALAEQVAAAGPLDILINNATQTVRRLPTAYAALVEGESAPLPAGELPAHHVIGAFNSGAVDGLAALPVGVSGLDAQKVADLALVAGNASIERHLDGTAIDAGGLLPDVVESNTWVQTIDQISPVELLETQLCNYTSPFILISALRPAMAEAARKASSGRAYVVNVSAMEGVFSRGYKGAGHPNTNAAKAAMNMVTRTSGQEMFQADGILMTSVDTGWITDERPHFDKLRLAEEGFHAPLDLVDGAARVYDPVVRGEAGEDLYGVFLKDYAPANW, from the coding sequence ATGACGGTGACCGAAGACAACCACGTGAGCGCGGACGACCACGCCTACGGGCCGGGCATCGACCCCGAGCGGCTGGCGCTCTGCCTCAGCGTCCTGGAGGAACTCGACAAGATCGACGTCGACCACCCCGACGCCATCACCGTACGCCGCGCGACCGCCGGCCTCTACCGCACGGTCAAGCAGCGCCGCCGCCAGGAGCGCCGCGCCGCCAAGACCGCCAACGACAAGGCCGTCACCGAGGCGACCGCGACCGGCTCCGCCGAGCGCATCGACGACGAGACCGAGGGCATCCTGCCCTCCTCGGTCACGGAGGCCGGCCGGATCGCCGGGATACTCCAGCGCCCGCGCTCCTGCTACATCTGCAAGACGCGGTACGTCGAGGTCGACTACTTCTACCACCAGCTCTGCCAGCCGTGCGCCGGCCACAACCGCGCCAAGCGCGAGGCCCGTGCCGACCTCAGCGGCAAGCGCGCGCTGCTCACCGGCGGCCGGGCCAAGATCGGCATGTACATCGCGCTGCGGCTGCTGCGCGACGGTGCCCACACGACGATCACCACCCGCTTCCCCAAGGACGCCATCCGCCGCTTCAAGGCGATGGAGGACTCGGCGCAGTGGATGCACCGCCTGGAGGTCGTCGGGATCGACCTGCGCGACCCGGGCCAGGCCGTGGCACTCGCCGAGCAGGTCGCCGCGGCCGGTCCGCTCGACATCCTGATCAACAACGCGACGCAGACCGTGCGCCGCCTGCCGACCGCGTACGCCGCGCTGGTCGAGGGCGAGAGCGCCCCGCTGCCGGCCGGCGAGCTCCCCGCCCACCACGTCATCGGCGCGTTCAACTCCGGCGCGGTCGACGGCCTGGCCGCCCTGCCCGTCGGCGTGAGCGGACTCGACGCGCAGAAGGTCGCCGACCTCGCCCTCGTCGCCGGCAACGCGAGCATCGAACGGCACCTCGACGGCACCGCCATCGACGCGGGCGGCCTGCTGCCCGACGTGGTCGAGAGCAACACCTGGGTCCAGACCATCGACCAGATCTCCCCGGTCGAGCTGCTGGAGACCCAGCTGTGCAACTACACCTCGCCGTTCATCCTGATCAGCGCGCTGCGGCCGGCGATGGCCGAGGCCGCCCGCAAGGCCTCCAGCGGACGTGCGTACGTCGTCAACGTCTCGGCGATGGAGGGCGTGTTCAGCCGCGGCTACAAGGGCGCGGGGCACCCGAACACCAATGCCGCCAAGGCCGCGATGAACATGGTGACGCGGACCAGCGGCCAGGAGATGTTCCAGGCCGACGGCATCCTGATGACCTCGGTCGACACCGGATGGATCACCGACGAGCGCCCGCACTTCGACAAGCTGCGCTTGGCCGAGGAGGGCTTCCACGCCCCGCTCGACCTGGTCGACGGCGCGGCCCGCGTCTACGACCCCGTCGTGCGCGGCGAGGCCGGCGAGGACCTGTACGGAGTCTTCCTCAAGGACTACGCGCCCGCCAACTGGTAG
- a CDS encoding HD domain-containing protein, which translates to MELLLACRGAWDTPDRSGDPVDLHDHGLQTAALLRRSHPFDKELQVAGLVHDLGHLLFPGDDAGHADHAAEAVRPLLGDRVARLVRLHVPAKRYLAAVEPDRALSPQSALTLRAQGGVMDEAEVRAFAADPDAEAAVTLRQADDAGKVVGLDAGVMEDWRPVLELVAARAYGRTP; encoded by the coding sequence ATGGAGCTCCTGCTCGCGTGCCGCGGCGCGTGGGACACGCCCGACCGCAGCGGGGATCCGGTCGATCTGCACGATCATGGGCTCCAGACTGCGGCACTGCTGCGCCGCTCGCATCCGTTCGACAAAGAGCTCCAAGTCGCAGGCCTCGTGCACGACCTGGGCCATCTGCTCTTCCCCGGGGACGACGCGGGACACGCCGACCACGCGGCGGAAGCGGTCCGTCCGCTGCTCGGCGACCGGGTGGCCCGGCTGGTACGGCTGCACGTGCCGGCCAAGCGCTACCTGGCGGCCGTGGAGCCCGACCGGGCCCTGTCCCCGCAGAGCGCGCTGACCCTGCGGGCCCAGGGCGGGGTCATGGACGAGGCGGAGGTCAGGGCCTTCGCCGCCGACCCCGACGCGGAAGCGGCGGTGACATTGCGCCAAGCGGATGACGCGGGCAAGGTCGTCGGGCTCGACGCGGGCGTGATGGAGGACTGGCGTCCGGTGCTGGAACTGGTGGCGGCGCGGGCGTACGGGCGCACGCCGTGA
- a CDS encoding GNAT family N-acetyltransferase: MSKTEAGAIEFKDDRDAGRLLAVEDGEVVGLIAYFVLDARPHALVAVHTIVEPGHEGRGIAGDLVKAFYGIAAAEGVPVVPLCPYAASWAGRHPDQAPEAPAEVVAAAKQQLDASPDLW; this comes from the coding sequence ATGTCGAAGACCGAGGCCGGGGCCATCGAGTTCAAGGACGACCGTGACGCGGGGCGGCTGCTGGCCGTCGAGGACGGCGAGGTGGTCGGCCTCATCGCGTACTTCGTGCTCGACGCGCGGCCCCACGCCCTCGTGGCGGTGCACACGATCGTCGAGCCCGGGCACGAGGGGCGGGGCATCGCCGGGGACCTGGTGAAGGCGTTCTACGGGATCGCCGCCGCCGAGGGGGTGCCCGTGGTCCCGCTCTGCCCGTACGCGGCGAGCTGGGCCGGCCGCCACCCCGACCAGGCTCCCGAGGCGCCGGCCGAGGTGGTCGCGGCGGCGAAGCAGCAGCTGGACGCCAGCCCCGACCTGTGGTGA
- a CDS encoding transglycosylase family protein: MGVRGRHRRYVPSSINRASLVVTAGGAGLALPLIGAGTAQAASVDTWNKVADCESTNNWHVNTGNGYYGGLQFSQSTWRAFGGTAYAARADQATKDQQIAVAEKVLKGQGPQAWPVCGKQAGLSRSGPAPAVSAQGGQGQGQGVKVQVTVKEAAPAAPATTPRPTGTSVLPNPYVVAPGDSLSAIATDQHVEGGWQALYETNRATVGSDPNLIFPGQRLTLRVTTAPAPPPAQNPQKPPRTAEPVKPVEPNAQKPEQKTAGKAEQKPAAKPAQKPAPAPASAQQQPASGGFVAPVDASLGTAYHVAGSSWSSGYHTGVDFPVATGTSVKAVGPGSVVSAGWAGAYGYQVVIRHADGRYSQYAHLSALGVKAGQQVSGGQRIGRSGSTGNTTGPHLHFEMRTSPGYGSDIDPLKYLRGRGVSI, from the coding sequence ATGGGTGTACGGGGCCGGCACCGCCGGTACGTGCCGAGCAGCATCAACCGCGCCTCGCTCGTCGTCACCGCCGGTGGCGCAGGGCTCGCGCTCCCTCTGATCGGCGCCGGAACCGCCCAGGCCGCCTCGGTGGACACCTGGAACAAGGTCGCGGACTGCGAGTCCACCAACAACTGGCACGTCAACACCGGGAACGGCTACTACGGCGGGCTCCAGTTCAGCCAGAGCACCTGGCGCGCCTTCGGCGGCACCGCGTACGCCGCCCGCGCCGACCAGGCCACCAAGGACCAGCAGATCGCGGTCGCCGAGAAGGTCCTCAAGGGGCAGGGCCCGCAGGCCTGGCCGGTGTGCGGGAAGCAGGCCGGGCTCTCGCGCAGCGGCCCCGCGCCGGCCGTCTCCGCGCAGGGCGGCCAGGGCCAGGGACAGGGGGTGAAGGTCCAGGTCACGGTCAAGGAGGCGGCGCCCGCCGCGCCGGCCACCACGCCCCGCCCGACCGGCACCTCGGTCCTGCCCAACCCGTACGTGGTCGCGCCCGGCGACTCCCTCTCGGCGATCGCCACCGACCAGCACGTCGAGGGCGGCTGGCAGGCGCTGTACGAGACCAACCGGGCCACCGTGGGCAGCGATCCCAACCTGATCTTCCCCGGTCAGCGGCTCACCCTGCGCGTCACCACCGCACCGGCCCCGCCGCCCGCGCAGAACCCGCAGAAGCCGCCGCGGACCGCCGAGCCGGTCAAGCCCGTGGAGCCGAACGCGCAGAAGCCGGAGCAGAAGACCGCAGGGAAGGCGGAGCAGAAGCCCGCCGCGAAGCCCGCGCAGAAGCCTGCCCCCGCACCCGCCTCAGCGCAGCAGCAGCCGGCCTCGGGCGGCTTCGTCGCCCCCGTGGACGCCTCCCTCGGCACCGCCTACCACGTGGCCGGTTCGTCCTGGTCCAGCGGCTACCACACCGGCGTCGACTTCCCGGTCGCCACCGGAACCTCCGTCAAGGCCGTCGGCCCCGGCTCCGTCGTCTCCGCCGGCTGGGCGGGCGCGTACGGCTACCAGGTCGTCATCCGGCACGCCGACGGCCGGTACTCCCAGTACGCCCACCTCTCGGCGCTCGGGGTCAAGGCCGGGCAGCAGGTCTCCGGCGGGCAGCGCATCGGCCGCTCCGGCTCCACCGGCAACACCACCGGACCGCACCTGCACTTCGAGATGCGCACGTCCCCCGGCTACGGCTCCGACATCGACCCCCTGAAGTACCTCCGGGGCCGCGGCGTCAGCATCTGA
- the panD gene encoding aspartate 1-decarboxylase → MLRTMFKSKIHRATVTQADLHYVGSVTIDADLLDAADLLPGELVHIVDITNGARLETYVIEGERGSGVIGINGAAAHLVHPGDLVILISYAQVEDAEARVLKPRVVHVDADNRIIELGADPSAPVPGTDQERSPHAVAV, encoded by the coding sequence ATGCTGCGCACCATGTTCAAGTCCAAGATCCATCGGGCCACCGTCACCCAGGCCGACCTGCACTACGTCGGCTCCGTGACGATCGACGCCGATCTGCTCGACGCGGCGGATCTGCTGCCCGGGGAGCTCGTCCACATCGTGGACATCACCAACGGGGCGCGGCTGGAGACGTACGTCATCGAGGGCGAGCGCGGTTCCGGGGTCATCGGGATCAACGGCGCCGCCGCACACCTCGTGCACCCCGGGGACCTCGTCATCCTCATCAGCTACGCACAGGTCGAGGACGCCGAGGCAAGGGTGTTGAAGCCGCGCGTCGTCCACGTGGACGCGGACAATCGCATCATCGAACTGGGTGCGGATCCGTCCGCCCCGGTACCGGGAACGGACCAGGAGCGCAGCCCCCACGCGGTGGCTGTCTGA
- a CDS encoding DNRLRE domain-containing protein, which produces MYKKKSGAISLALVSGLTVTGAAISAPTALAAGPAVRVAGAGEAPVAAQAWTHVSKKNPTRSYWNAAEELRAGNEGSAAQGLTRSYVQLDTSRLKGATVNSATFRIANTGAPSCTAKPVELWSTGAVSATTTWNKQPAKGVKLSTVSAAKGRTNCAAGELAFDATALIKEAAAKNLATVTVGLFAADESDTGAWKRFAPTSVKLDADVARPAPPVIASAEYPDGKDGWPAQTGTAGTAGTFTFGTGASANIEKVVYWTDFAPAQATAAPGAAVSLTPPSEGPHSVYAYSVDKAGLRSDTATYLFYVNKRPGGPDRAGDLNGDGLRDVWSLGADGRLRFSAGRGDGTFAPAVDGGITLPAGAKAVASGDWSGRGHNDLVVMEYNEVARKNTLWVYPNPGTGVVRDERTELTVTCPVADPDLGCESGDDHWHDAEDIVDAGDLNGDGVPDLLVKRGKELWAYYGNGMSLLDATAPVLVGGADWDAHTVVVPGDTNGDGLADLWLRDNASGDVFAVYGVKGADGKPDPAAWGVTANRVKIGSGIARAAYPVLGSSGDLTGDGAADLWAVTADGRAVAFRGGAAGLDGIPVSGR; this is translated from the coding sequence ATGTACAAGAAGAAGTCCGGCGCGATCTCGTTGGCGCTGGTCAGCGGCCTGACCGTGACCGGTGCCGCCATATCGGCGCCAACAGCCCTGGCCGCCGGGCCGGCCGTGCGCGTCGCGGGTGCGGGGGAGGCGCCCGTCGCCGCGCAGGCCTGGACCCACGTGTCGAAGAAGAACCCCACCCGCTCGTACTGGAACGCGGCCGAGGAGCTCCGGGCCGGCAACGAGGGCTCCGCCGCCCAGGGGCTGACCCGCTCGTACGTCCAGCTGGACACCTCCCGCCTCAAGGGCGCGACGGTGAACTCCGCGACCTTCCGGATCGCCAACACGGGCGCGCCGTCCTGCACGGCGAAGCCGGTCGAGCTGTGGAGCACGGGCGCCGTGTCCGCCACGACCACCTGGAACAAGCAGCCCGCCAAGGGCGTCAAGCTGTCCACCGTGAGCGCCGCGAAGGGCCGTACGAACTGCGCGGCCGGCGAGCTCGCGTTCGACGCGACCGCGCTGATCAAGGAGGCGGCGGCGAAGAACCTCGCCACCGTCACGGTCGGCCTCTTCGCGGCCGACGAGTCCGACACCGGTGCCTGGAAGCGTTTCGCGCCGACGAGCGTGAAGCTCGACGCGGACGTGGCCCGGCCGGCGCCGCCGGTCATCGCCTCCGCCGAGTACCCGGACGGCAAGGACGGATGGCCCGCGCAGACCGGCACGGCCGGCACCGCGGGCACGTTCACCTTCGGCACGGGCGCTTCCGCGAACATCGAGAAGGTCGTCTACTGGACGGACTTCGCGCCCGCGCAGGCCACGGCGGCGCCCGGCGCGGCCGTCTCCCTCACACCGCCCTCCGAAGGCCCGCACTCCGTCTACGCGTACAGCGTCGACAAGGCCGGCCTCCGCTCCGACACCGCGACCTACCTGTTCTACGTGAACAAGCGCCCAGGCGGTCCCGACCGGGCCGGCGACCTCAACGGCGACGGCCTGCGCGACGTGTGGAGCCTCGGCGCCGACGGGCGGCTGCGGTTCTCCGCCGGCCGCGGCGACGGCACCTTCGCGCCGGCCGTCGACGGCGGGATCACCCTGCCCGCAGGCGCGAAGGCCGTCGCGAGCGGCGACTGGTCCGGCCGCGGCCACAACGACCTCGTGGTGATGGAGTACAACGAGGTCGCGCGCAAGAACACGCTCTGGGTCTACCCGAACCCCGGCACCGGTGTCGTCCGGGACGAGCGCACCGAACTGACCGTCACCTGCCCGGTCGCGGATCCCGACCTCGGCTGCGAGAGCGGCGACGACCACTGGCACGACGCCGAGGACATCGTCGACGCGGGCGACCTCAACGGGGACGGCGTCCCCGACCTGCTCGTGAAGCGGGGCAAGGAGCTCTGGGCGTACTACGGCAACGGCATGAGCCTGCTCGACGCCACGGCGCCGGTCCTCGTCGGCGGCGCCGACTGGGACGCCCACACGGTGGTCGTCCCGGGCGACACGAACGGTGACGGCCTCGCCGACCTGTGGCTGCGCGACAACGCCTCGGGCGACGTGTTCGCCGTATACGGGGTCAAGGGCGCGGACGGAAAGCCGGACCCCGCCGCCTGGGGAGTGACCGCGAACCGGGTGAAGATCGGCTCGGGCATCGCCCGGGCGGCCTACCCGGTCCTCGGGTCGAGCGGTGACCTCACCGGCGACGGCGCGGCGGACCTGTGGGCCGTCACGGCCGACGGGAGGGCCGTCGCCTTCCGCGGCGGCGCCGCGGGCCTCGACGGGATCCCGGTCTCCGGGCGCTGA